In one Zobellia galactanivorans genomic region, the following are encoded:
- a CDS encoding TrmH family RNA methyltransferase yields the protein MHKSKQISSVQNTLVKKILLLKEKSRERKKTGLFIVEGQREIQLALKGGYHFDTVLFQPELIDFKETLSLFESSSSTPDYIEISKEVYQKLAYRQTTEGILAIAQSKPTLLSELKLGKKDPLILVAEAPEKPGNIGALLRTADAANLDAVLIANPKTDLYNPNIIRSSVGCVFTNNIAMGSSTEVIDFLKAQNINIYCAALSASETYTETDFKPGSAIVVGTEADGLSEEWLNSSKQNIIIPMQGEIDSMNVSVSAAILIFEAKRQRNFK from the coding sequence ATGCACAAATCTAAGCAAATCTCGAGCGTTCAAAATACGCTGGTCAAGAAAATACTGCTTTTAAAGGAAAAGTCTAGGGAACGGAAGAAAACCGGACTTTTTATTGTGGAGGGCCAAAGGGAAATACAATTGGCCCTGAAAGGGGGCTACCACTTTGATACGGTGCTTTTTCAACCCGAGCTGATCGACTTCAAAGAAACCTTATCGCTTTTTGAAAGTAGTTCGTCGACACCCGATTATATCGAGATCAGCAAGGAAGTGTATCAAAAGTTGGCCTATAGGCAAACTACCGAAGGTATCTTGGCCATTGCCCAAAGTAAGCCTACCCTGTTAAGTGAATTAAAGCTAGGCAAGAAAGACCCCTTGATCCTTGTTGCGGAAGCACCTGAAAAACCCGGAAACATAGGGGCACTGTTGCGTACTGCCGATGCTGCAAATCTTGACGCCGTGCTCATTGCCAACCCTAAGACCGACCTCTACAACCCTAATATAATACGTTCCAGTGTGGGCTGCGTTTTTACGAACAACATAGCCATGGGCAGCAGCACGGAGGTCATCGATTTTCTCAAGGCCCAAAACATCAATATTTACTGTGCGGCCCTTTCGGCCTCCGAAACCTATACCGAAACCGATTTCAAGCCAGGGTCGGCCATTGTTGTCGGCACCGAAGCGGACGGACTCTCAGAAGAATGGCTCAACAGCTCAAAACAGAACATCATCATACCCATGCAGGGTGAAATCGATTCTATGAACGTATCGGTCTCGGCCGCTATTCTTATCTTTGAAGCAAAAAGACAACGGAATTTTAAATAA
- a CDS encoding DUF6503 family protein codes for MKRILTIVLILGLSSCKEVAKSEKKVETDVKTETVVANERYPEALVKVFDAHGGLKNWKSKRTLSFSLPKPKSVEVHTVDLYSRRDKVEIPPVTMGFDGDAVWLLDEQDSYKGNPALYHNLMFYFYAMPFVFSDSGINYKPAEDLVYEGKSYPGIHISYNDGVGASSKDDYYLHYDPETYKMAWLGYTFTFGSNEKSENVRWIHYNDWIEVEGIQLPKSMTWHNYEGRTIKEAKEPTVFENISLEETSRPDSFYAKPENAKVVLKD; via the coding sequence ATGAAGCGAATTTTAACGATTGTATTGATTTTGGGACTATCGAGCTGTAAAGAGGTGGCCAAGAGTGAAAAAAAGGTAGAAACGGATGTAAAAACGGAGACGGTTGTAGCGAATGAGAGGTATCCGGAAGCCTTGGTCAAGGTGTTTGACGCCCATGGGGGATTGAAAAACTGGAAGAGCAAACGCACTTTGAGCTTTAGCCTGCCGAAGCCTAAATCGGTAGAGGTGCACACGGTAGATCTATATTCGAGAAGGGATAAGGTCGAAATTCCCCCGGTAACAATGGGTTTCGATGGGGATGCGGTTTGGTTGCTCGACGAACAGGATTCCTATAAAGGCAATCCGGCACTATATCATAACCTGATGTTCTATTTTTATGCCATGCCCTTTGTTTTTTCCGATTCGGGAATCAACTATAAACCCGCCGAGGATTTAGTGTATGAAGGTAAGAGCTATCCGGGAATCCATATCAGTTACAACGATGGGGTCGGGGCTTCTTCAAAAGACGATTATTACTTGCACTACGATCCCGAAACCTATAAAATGGCTTGGTTGGGGTATACCTTTACCTTCGGTAGCAATGAAAAATCTGAAAATGTGCGTTGGATACATTACAATGATTGGATAGAGGTAGAGGGTATACAATTGCCGAAATCTATGACATGGCACAATTATGAGGGCCGTACGATCAAAGAGGCGAAAGAGCCTACCGTTTTTGAGAATATTAGTTTGGAAGAGACATCAAGGCCCGATTCGTTTTACGCGAAACCTGAAAATGCCAAAGTCGTCTTAAAGGACTAA
- a CDS encoding MoaD/ThiS family protein yields MEVLLFGIAKDIVGTSSFRFEGGDVVPQSVLELKERLSETFPEFDNLSSLAVAVNSEYADDSKGLNLGDEIAIIPPVSGG; encoded by the coding sequence ATGGAAGTATTGTTATTCGGGATTGCCAAGGATATTGTAGGTACGTCGTCATTTCGTTTTGAAGGGGGCGATGTCGTGCCACAATCGGTTTTAGAATTAAAGGAAAGGCTCAGTGAGACCTTTCCCGAGTTTGATAATCTCTCTTCTTTGGCAGTGGCCGTAAATAGTGAATATGCCGATGATAGCAAGGGCTTGAACCTTGGTGATGAAATAGCTATAATTCCCCCCGTAAGCGGCGGATGA
- a CDS encoding molybdenum cofactor biosynthesis protein MoaE, protein MVVEIVDEIDPGQVYAELSHPNSGGICVFVGAVREFTNNEEVTALEFEAYKSMALKEMGKIAGEATQKWELNKVVIRHAVGKKEVEEPVVVVGASSAHREACFEACRYLIDTLKERVPIWKKEIFKNKTVWVSAHP, encoded by the coding sequence ATGGTTGTAGAAATTGTAGATGAAATTGACCCTGGGCAGGTATATGCCGAGCTTTCACACCCCAATAGCGGAGGTATTTGTGTTTTTGTAGGGGCCGTTAGGGAATTCACCAATAACGAGGAGGTAACGGCACTTGAGTTTGAGGCCTACAAAAGCATGGCCCTCAAGGAAATGGGAAAAATAGCTGGCGAAGCGACCCAAAAATGGGAGCTGAACAAGGTGGTCATCCGTCATGCCGTAGGAAAAAAAGAGGTAGAGGAACCCGTTGTGGTAGTAGGGGCTTCGTCGGCACACCGCGAGGCCTGTTTCGAGGCCTGTCGCTATTTAATAGACACCTTAAAGGAACGGGTGCCGATTTGGAAGAAGGAAATTTTTAAGAATAAGACGGTTTGGGTTTCGGCCCATCCATAA
- the moaA gene encoding GTP 3',8-cyclase MoaA yields the protein MLIDNHNRTINYVRLAVTDRCNLRCNYCMPAEGINFAKNDKLFTIDELSRLSEILVSQGVDKIRITGGEPFVRKDLMVLMRHLSQLEGLNDISVTTNATLIGPYIDELKELGVKNINVSMDAINRETFEKITRRDHYDTVHNNIIRLITEGFNVRINFIALEGQNTEDILPMLELTKHYKVSVRFLEEMPFNGGSKTFESIAWDYKRILAYVKERHPDYYELPSPKTSTSINYKIPGFKGTFGVIPSFSRTFCGSCNRLRISATGDVITCLYAQPSMNIRDILRGEGSTEKIKKSILKAIGSRSKTGFEAQQKYKGVFANSMTSIGG from the coding sequence ATGTTGATAGACAATCATAATAGAACCATTAATTACGTTCGCTTGGCAGTGACCGATCGTTGCAATTTGCGATGTAATTACTGTATGCCTGCCGAGGGGATCAATTTTGCCAAGAACGATAAGCTCTTCACTATTGATGAGCTTTCTAGATTGAGTGAGATCCTGGTGTCACAGGGCGTCGATAAAATACGGATTACGGGAGGGGAACCTTTTGTCAGAAAAGACCTGATGGTGCTCATGCGCCATTTGTCCCAACTCGAAGGGCTTAACGATATTTCCGTGACTACGAACGCTACTTTGATCGGCCCCTACATTGATGAACTCAAGGAATTGGGCGTAAAAAACATCAATGTTAGTATGGATGCCATCAACCGTGAGACCTTTGAAAAAATCACCCGTCGCGACCATTATGATACCGTACATAACAATATCATTAGACTGATTACCGAAGGTTTTAACGTAAGGATCAATTTCATTGCCTTGGAAGGACAGAATACCGAAGACATATTGCCGATGCTGGAGCTTACCAAGCATTATAAGGTTTCGGTACGCTTCCTTGAGGAAATGCCCTTTAATGGAGGAAGTAAGACCTTTGAAAGTATTGCGTGGGACTATAAGCGGATTTTGGCCTATGTAAAAGAACGCCATCCCGATTATTACGAGTTGCCATCGCCCAAAACATCAACATCCATCAATTATAAAATTCCGGGTTTTAAAGGAACCTTCGGGGTTATTCCTTCCTTTAGTAGAACGTTTTGTGGTTCGTGTAATCGTCTGAGAATTTCGGCTACGGGAGATGTCATTACCTGTCTGTATGCGCAACCGAGCATGAACATACGCGATATTTTACGGGGGGAAGGGTCAACGGAAAAAATAAAGAAAAGTATTTTGAAGGCCATAGGAAGCCGTTCTAAAACGGGCTTCGAGGCGCAACAAAAGTACAAAGGCGTTTTCGCCAATTCAATGACTTCAATAGGAGGCTAA
- the moaC gene encoding cyclic pyranopterin monophosphate synthase MoaC produces MEKKLSHIDASGNAAMVDVSEKKVTARMARASGQVEFPKEVFETLAAQDFLGKKGSIIQTAVIAGIQAVKKTSELIPLCHQINLSKVQIDIVPQGQALEISCTVKCTEKTGVEMEALTGVSVSALTIYDMCKALSHDIRITNVQLEEKTGGKNDYRS; encoded by the coding sequence ATGGAAAAAAAACTCTCACATATTGATGCCTCGGGTAACGCGGCAATGGTAGACGTATCCGAAAAAAAAGTAACGGCACGAATGGCAAGGGCCTCGGGCCAAGTAGAATTTCCCAAGGAGGTTTTTGAGACCTTGGCGGCCCAAGATTTTCTGGGTAAAAAGGGAAGCATTATCCAAACAGCGGTCATTGCCGGTATTCAGGCCGTAAAAAAAACGTCAGAGCTTATTCCGCTTTGCCATCAGATCAACCTGTCAAAAGTACAGATCGATATTGTGCCCCAAGGGCAGGCTTTAGAAATTAGCTGTACCGTAAAATGTACCGAAAAAACGGGAGTTGAAATGGAGGCGCTTACAGGGGTTTCGGTTAGTGCATTGACCATTTACGATATGTGCAAGGCCTTGTCACACGATATACGCATTACCAATGTTCAGTTAGAAGAAAAAACAGGAGGAAAGAATGATTATAGGTCCTAA
- a CDS encoding NTP transferase domain-containing protein: protein MIIGPKIYGLVLAGGKSTRMGKDKGLIPYHGMPQRDYLYKLLGRVCEKTFLSIRPEQAQEIAEDLEVVIDENKYRGPYNGLLSAHLQHPDVAWLVLACDLPLIDLKALQELIAARDPNMVATSFAQKENPLPEPLCAIWEPKAFKESLAYLESGNGTCPRKYLINSEVKLVFPDNPNVLLNANSEEEYKEAIVKLAVE from the coding sequence ATGATTATAGGTCCTAAAATATACGGTTTGGTGCTGGCCGGAGGAAAAAGTACCCGCATGGGAAAAGACAAGGGTTTGATTCCCTATCACGGTATGCCACAACGCGATTATCTCTATAAGCTGCTGGGCAGGGTTTGTGAAAAGACCTTTTTAAGTATCAGGCCGGAACAAGCTCAAGAGATAGCCGAAGACCTTGAAGTGGTTATTGACGAAAACAAGTATAGAGGGCCGTATAACGGACTCCTATCCGCGCATTTACAGCACCCTGATGTGGCTTGGTTGGTGTTGGCCTGCGACCTTCCCTTGATCGACCTTAAGGCCTTACAGGAATTGATTGCAGCTCGCGACCCGAATATGGTGGCGACTTCATTTGCCCAAAAAGAAAACCCTTTGCCCGAACCGCTCTGCGCTATTTGGGAACCCAAGGCTTTTAAGGAAAGCTTGGCCTATCTAGAAAGTGGAAACGGGACCTGTCCTAGAAAATATTTGATTAACAGCGAGGTGAAATTGGTTTTTCCCGATAACCCGAATGTGCTTTTGAATGCCAATTCAGAGGAAGAATATAAGGAAGCTATCGTAAAACTGGCGGTGGAATGA
- a CDS encoding HesA/MoeB/ThiF family protein, producing the protein MNAERYDRQTILKEFGMEAQLKLQSAKVLVIGAGGLGVPVLTYLNAMGIGTLGIVDNDVVSLSNLHRQVLYSEKDVNTPKVATAVHKLKAQNSETEIISYETFLTQGNALEIIADYDVVVDASDNFPTRYLVNDACVILGKPFVYGALHSFEGQVSVFNFKGGATYRCLFPEMPKADEVPNCDENGVLGIVPGIIGNFQALETVKMITGIGETLSGKLLLFDGLLNNFQKIRFTVNPENLKIKALRESYDFDCGLPMASITPEAFQQLVEKGEVELIDVRTPKEFERKHLSFAKNIPLSELDERHGEILTDGPIYVVCQSGVRSRKAVEKLKGIYAKAHLINVEGGMNQITRHALKY; encoded by the coding sequence ATGAATGCGGAACGCTACGACCGACAAACGATTCTAAAAGAGTTTGGTATGGAGGCCCAGCTGAAATTACAGTCGGCCAAAGTACTGGTGATAGGCGCGGGCGGACTCGGAGTACCCGTGCTTACCTATCTTAACGCTATGGGGATAGGTACTTTGGGCATTGTAGACAATGATGTGGTATCACTTTCAAACTTGCACAGACAAGTACTGTATTCTGAAAAAGATGTGAATACGCCTAAAGTTGCTACTGCTGTTCATAAGCTAAAAGCGCAGAATTCGGAGACCGAAATAATTTCGTACGAAACTTTTTTGACCCAAGGGAATGCGCTTGAAATTATAGCGGATTATGATGTGGTCGTCGACGCTTCCGATAATTTTCCTACCCGATATTTGGTAAACGATGCTTGTGTTATTTTAGGAAAACCCTTTGTTTACGGTGCCTTGCACAGCTTTGAAGGCCAGGTAAGCGTTTTTAATTTTAAAGGGGGGGCAACCTATCGCTGTCTTTTTCCTGAAATGCCGAAGGCCGATGAGGTGCCCAACTGTGATGAAAATGGGGTTTTGGGCATTGTACCCGGAATCATCGGTAATTTTCAAGCCTTGGAAACTGTAAAAATGATAACGGGAATAGGGGAGACCCTTTCGGGGAAATTGTTGCTCTTTGATGGGTTGTTGAACAATTTTCAGAAAATTCGGTTTACGGTAAACCCCGAAAACCTAAAGATAAAAGCACTTCGTGAAAGCTATGATTTTGACTGTGGCCTGCCCATGGCATCCATTACTCCTGAAGCTTTCCAACAGCTCGTTGAAAAGGGCGAAGTAGAGCTTATAGATGTCCGTACTCCAAAGGAATTCGAAAGGAAGCACTTGTCTTTCGCTAAAAACATCCCACTTTCCGAACTTGATGAACGGCATGGTGAAATTTTAACCGATGGGCCGATCTATGTAGTCTGTCAATCTGGGGTGCGAAGCCGAAAAGCCGTGGAAAAACTCAAGGGAATCTACGCTAAGGCCCATTTGATCAATGTTGAAGGAGGAATGAACCAAATTACAAGGCATGCTCTTAAGTACTGA
- a CDS encoding sulfite exporter TauE/SafE family protein — protein sequence MLLSTENLVLLCLGFFIVATLYSSVGFGGGSSYLALLTLFLGGFFAIRSIALICNLVVVSGSTYLYFKNGHGKLKDFLPFVLASIPMAFIGASFRLEEHVFFLLLGFSLVTSAIFLALQTFSKRDPSEKVADYPKWMTYLLGGGIGLLSGLVGIGGGIFLAPILNHLKWDKSIKIAALASFFILVNSISGLAGLVQGGMLDLPWKETLALVVSVLVGGQLGIRISLKRFTPKGIKRITALLVFVVGVRILLKYIPQVF from the coding sequence ATGCTCTTAAGTACTGAAAACCTGGTGCTCTTGTGTTTGGGTTTCTTTATTGTGGCCACCCTATACTCTTCGGTGGGTTTTGGGGGCGGATCTAGTTATTTGGCTTTGTTGACACTCTTTTTGGGCGGTTTTTTTGCTATTCGTTCCATCGCCTTGATCTGTAATCTGGTGGTGGTTTCCGGCAGTACCTATTTGTACTTCAAGAACGGCCATGGCAAGTTAAAGGATTTCTTGCCCTTTGTTTTGGCTAGTATTCCCATGGCATTTATAGGGGCTTCTTTTCGTTTGGAAGAACATGTTTTTTTTCTGTTGCTAGGCTTCTCCTTAGTGACTTCGGCCATTTTTCTGGCCTTGCAGACCTTTTCAAAAAGGGACCCCTCTGAAAAGGTGGCGGACTACCCGAAGTGGATGACCTATTTGCTGGGAGGTGGTATCGGTCTTTTGTCAGGACTCGTAGGTATTGGCGGGGGTATTTTTTTGGCGCCCATCCTCAACCATCTGAAATGGGACAAGTCTATTAAAATTGCGGCATTGGCCAGTTTTTTTATTTTGGTGAATTCAATTTCGGGACTTGCCGGTCTGGTTCAAGGGGGGATGTTAGACCTTCCTTGGAAGGAAACTCTGGCCCTTGTGGTATCGGTTCTTGTCGGTGGTCAACTTGGAATTCGTATCAGCTTAAAACGATTTACCCCTAAAGGCATCAAAAGAATTACCGCCTTATTGGTTTTTGTTGTAGGGGTTCGTATTTTGCTCAAATATATTCCTCAGGTATTCTGA
- a CDS encoding WbqC family protein, which translates to MKILLNPAYVPDIASFSVIAQHEVCWEMEDNFQKQTYRNRAYICNDLGRHMLSIPIRHVGGSQGRQKYKDVKLENTYQWQRQHWRTLQTAYRTSPFFEFYEDEIAPLYERPYEYLLDFNLLSIQTVCDCLQLDMPEEKTVTYETTPVSMVDGRFLVNAKKKLDFAPETYTQVFSDRNSFVANTSILDLLFNEGTNALSYLKAQDLSFLNA; encoded by the coding sequence TTGAAGATTCTTTTGAACCCGGCCTATGTTCCGGATATAGCAAGTTTTTCGGTAATTGCCCAACACGAGGTTTGTTGGGAAATGGAAGATAATTTTCAGAAACAGACCTACCGTAACCGGGCCTACATTTGTAATGATTTGGGAAGACATATGCTCAGCATACCCATTCGCCATGTTGGGGGAAGCCAAGGCAGGCAGAAATACAAAGACGTTAAACTGGAAAACACGTATCAGTGGCAACGTCAGCATTGGAGAACCTTGCAAACCGCGTACAGAACCTCGCCCTTTTTTGAATTCTACGAAGATGAAATTGCGCCGCTTTACGAAAGGCCGTACGAGTATTTGTTAGACTTCAATCTTTTGAGCATACAGACCGTATGCGATTGCCTTCAGTTGGATATGCCCGAAGAAAAGACGGTTACGTACGAAACCACACCGGTAAGCATGGTAGACGGTCGATTTCTTGTGAATGCAAAAAAAAAGCTGGATTTCGCTCCCGAAACGTATACGCAAGTCTTTTCCGATAGAAATAGTTTTGTGGCCAATACCAGTATACTCGATTTGTTGTTTAATGAGGGAACCAATGCCTTGAGCTATTTAAAGGCGCAGGACTTAAGCTTTCTAAATGCTTAG
- a CDS encoding DUF6122 family protein, protein MLRLFLHYGIHFLVPVLVGWYFYKEYRTKAIFILLAGIIIDVDHLLANPIFDPDRCSIGFHPLHSYWAIALYFGLLYFKKTRIFGWALLIHILADATDCFLLFQSE, encoded by the coding sequence ATGCTTAGGTTATTCTTGCACTATGGGATCCATTTTTTGGTTCCCGTTCTGGTAGGATGGTATTTCTATAAAGAATACCGAACGAAGGCCATATTTATACTATTGGCGGGTATAATTATCGATGTTGACCATTTGTTGGCAAACCCCATCTTTGATCCCGATCGTTGTAGTATCGGCTTTCATCCCTTACACAGTTATTGGGCCATAGCCTTATATTTTGGATTGCTGTATTTTAAAAAGACGAGAATTTTCGGCTGGGCCTTGTTGATACATATCTTGGCCGACGCTACCGATTGTTTCTTACTCTTTCAATCGGAATGA
- a CDS encoding endonuclease/exonuclease/phosphatase family protein, which yields MKGLSFFNKIAYFFNLIFALVLLAACGVPYISLELFPFLSILSLGVPALVVVNGLFFLYWLLNQKWQALTSLFVLVFGYFTLGTFIKIAPKSVDFQEDELKVMTYNVRAFNRYHFLDNDNIPQEIENLVKQEKPDIISFQEVGHDMQVDYLDYPYHFLKRIPTGGKVHMAIFSKYPIINAEIINFPNSINNGSYADILYKKDTIRLYNLHMQSLGITPGTGVLRSQSSERLYRRVTNAFKRQQHQAQIIAEHKSKSPYKTLVCGDFNNTQFSSVYHTIKGDMQDTFIAKGSGYGRTYNFLKIPIRIDFIMADANFEVMAHKNYDNKYSDHFPVMASFRLKE from the coding sequence ATGAAGGGACTTTCATTTTTCAATAAAATCGCTTACTTCTTTAATCTAATTTTTGCCCTAGTACTTCTAGCGGCCTGTGGGGTACCCTACATTTCCCTTGAACTTTTTCCGTTTTTGTCGATTTTGAGTTTGGGCGTGCCCGCTTTGGTGGTCGTCAACGGACTCTTTTTTCTCTACTGGTTGTTAAACCAAAAATGGCAAGCGCTTACCTCATTGTTCGTTTTGGTCTTTGGCTATTTTACCTTGGGCACTTTTATCAAAATCGCCCCAAAATCAGTTGATTTTCAAGAAGACGAACTAAAGGTAATGACTTATAACGTACGGGCTTTCAACCGATATCATTTTTTAGACAACGACAACATCCCGCAAGAGATCGAAAATTTGGTCAAACAAGAGAAGCCCGACATCATCAGTTTTCAAGAGGTAGGCCATGATATGCAGGTAGATTATTTAGACTACCCTTATCACTTCCTAAAACGAATCCCGACAGGTGGAAAGGTGCACATGGCCATATTTTCAAAATATCCTATAATCAATGCGGAAATCATTAATTTTCCGAACAGTATCAATAATGGTTCCTATGCCGACATCCTCTATAAAAAAGACACGATACGGCTCTACAACCTACACATGCAGTCATTGGGCATTACCCCTGGCACGGGCGTGTTGCGCTCGCAATCTTCAGAGCGCTTGTACCGAAGGGTAACCAACGCCTTCAAGCGCCAACAGCACCAAGCACAGATCATAGCCGAACACAAGTCCAAAAGTCCCTATAAAACCTTGGTTTGCGGCGACTTCAACAACACTCAATTCTCTTCGGTCTACCATACCATCAAGGGCGATATGCAAGATACCTTTATAGCAAAAGGCTCGGGTTACGGACGTACGTACAATTTTTTAAAGATTCCTATTCGCATCGACTTTATCATGGCCGATGCCAACTTTGAAGTTATGGCCCACAAAAACTACGACAACAAGTATTCGGACCACTTTCCGGTTATGGCCTCATTCCGATTGAAAGAGTAA
- a CDS encoding rhomboid family protein, translating into MTNGDLKYQYARLSVSEKLIVINVIVFIVMGLISALISPRFEEWFALPKDFFDFLMQPWSIVTYSFLHGGIFHIIWNMYVLYVAGRILLNLFDGRRFLNIYFLGVILGGLLFLLSYNIFPTLIGVNASLIGASAGVMAVLIFVCTYIPNQEVRLIFFNVKLWQIGLFVVLMDLVQIPMGGNVGGRIAHLGGALLGYMYAKQLYNGKDIGEGFSKMVDAIANLFKKTEKKAPLKTVYKNRQSTTTTSKANYDKQAHQKKIDAILDKISKSGYESLSKAEKDFLFKAGKED; encoded by the coding sequence ATGACGAACGGAGACTTAAAATATCAGTATGCCCGATTGAGCGTTTCCGAAAAGCTCATAGTAATTAACGTTATCGTTTTTATCGTTATGGGGCTTATTTCGGCGCTTATTAGCCCTAGGTTTGAAGAATGGTTCGCCCTGCCCAAAGATTTCTTCGACTTCTTAATGCAGCCTTGGTCCATTGTGACCTACTCTTTTTTGCACGGTGGAATTTTCCATATTATCTGGAATATGTACGTGCTCTACGTGGCGGGCCGTATTTTACTTAACCTTTTTGACGGCAGGCGATTCTTGAACATCTATTTTTTGGGCGTTATTTTAGGTGGACTCCTATTTCTCTTAAGCTATAACATTTTCCCAACACTAATAGGCGTTAACGCTTCCCTTATTGGGGCATCCGCCGGGGTCATGGCCGTGCTTATATTTGTGTGCACCTACATACCCAATCAAGAAGTCCGTCTTATTTTCTTTAACGTAAAACTCTGGCAAATAGGTCTGTTCGTTGTTCTGATGGATTTGGTACAGATTCCCATGGGAGGCAATGTTGGGGGACGCATAGCGCATTTGGGTGGTGCCCTTCTAGGTTATATGTACGCCAAACAGCTATACAATGGAAAGGACATCGGCGAAGGTTTTTCAAAAATGGTAGATGCCATAGCCAACCTTTTCAAAAAAACCGAAAAGAAAGCCCCTTTGAAAACGGTTTACAAGAATAGGCAATCGACCACAACAACTTCAAAAGCCAATTACGACAAACAGGCCCATCAAAAAAAGATAGATGCTATTTTAGACAAGATCAGCAAGTCGGGTTACGAAAGTCTTTCTAAAGCGGAAAAGGACTTTCTTTTCAAGGCCGGCAAGGAAGATTAG
- a CDS encoding rhomboid family intramembrane serine protease yields the protein MGRLTEAIKHLLIINILFFVATSMYGDQMYQWFSLWFPKNEHFEIYQIITHMFMHGGFTHIAFNMYALWAFGTPLEQLWGRNKFLFFYFSAGLGSALIHTGVNYYYFSEGMQALVNSGMTEANVMEIISSGQYSPDWYNIASKSTIDNFLSAYSTPAVGASGAIYGVLVAFGMMFPNSELFLIFLPIPIKAKYFIPVLIGLDLFSGVTGYSLFGQGIAHFAHIGGALFGFLMMWYWKKNQFNNNRWN from the coding sequence ATGGGAAGACTTACAGAAGCCATAAAGCATTTGCTCATAATCAACATTCTGTTTTTTGTGGCTACCTCTATGTACGGCGACCAAATGTACCAATGGTTTTCCTTGTGGTTTCCCAAGAACGAGCACTTTGAAATCTATCAAATCATTACACACATGTTCATGCATGGTGGCTTCACCCACATTGCATTTAACATGTACGCCTTATGGGCCTTTGGTACTCCCCTAGAACAATTATGGGGGCGTAACAAGTTTCTATTTTTCTATTTTTCCGCAGGCCTTGGTTCGGCACTGATCCATACAGGGGTCAATTATTACTATTTTAGCGAAGGCATGCAAGCCTTGGTAAATAGTGGTATGACCGAAGCCAACGTCATGGAGATTATCTCTTCGGGCCAGTACAGTCCCGATTGGTACAATATTGCATCAAAAAGCACCATAGACAATTTCTTATCGGCCTATAGCACTCCTGCCGTAGGGGCCTCTGGGGCCATCTATGGCGTTTTGGTAGCCTTTGGAATGATGTTCCCCAATAGTGAGCTTTTCTTGATTTTCCTTCCCATCCCCATTAAAGCGAAATACTTTATTCCCGTTTTAATAGGATTGGACTTATTTTCAGGAGTGACCGGATATAGTCTTTTCGGTCAAGGCATTGCCCATTTCGCCCACATTGGCGGTGCTTTATTCGGCTTTTTAATGATGTGGTATTGGAAAAAAAATCAGTTTAACAACAACCGCTGGAACTAA